AGTAAGGGCATTAAAGGCAGGGGCATCAGGTTATCTGACAAAAGGCGGTGACCCTGAAGAATTAATAAAAGCCATAAGAAAGGTCTACGGAGGAGGCAAATATTTAAGTCCAGGCCTTGCCGAGAAACTTGCAAGCGACCTGATTTTCAATACTGACCAGCCCCTTCATGAAAAGCTTTCAGACAGGGAATATCAGATATTGACCATGCTCGCATCCGGTAAATCTACAAAGGATATAGCCGGAGAACTTTTTCTCAGCCTCCCCACCATCAGCACCTACCGCTCCCGTATCCTGCAAAAGATGAACTTCAAAAATAATGCTGAAATCATCCATTATGCAATAAAGAATAAGCTGGTGTGAGATAACAAATCCCATGACCTATTACCTGCCTTATCTTACCTGTCATTTCATCCGAAAATGAC
This region of Nitrospirota bacterium genomic DNA includes:
- a CDS encoding response regulator transcription factor, producing MIKVMIVDDHPIIREGLKKIISNTHDMTVTDEASSGDELQNKLRKNNYDVIILDISIPDKNGLDILKDLQSRAHKSVVLILSMHPEEQYAVRALKAGASGYLTKGGDPEELIKAIRKVYGGGKYLSPGLAEKLASDLIFNTDQPLHEKLSDREYQILTMLASGKSTKDIAGELFLSLPTISTYRSRILQKMNFKNNAEIIHYAIKNKLV